Proteins co-encoded in one Malus domestica chromosome 09, GDT2T_hap1 genomic window:
- the LOC139188020 gene encoding NADPH-dependent diflavin oxidoreductase 1-like isoform X4, whose translation MKGFWKDLLQKNLSRQWLDGLRYSVFGLGDSGYQKFNLDRRLLDLGATPIVERGLGDDQHPSGTRLLWIRGWHHCGICGIKSIPTTSPMAQTFLFHMKILWRNQRFGFYITTLTRWIHKFHLNQAQLMKVCLSQKKKIKPYT comes from the exons ATGAAG GGGTTTTGGAAAGATCTTCTGCAGAAAAATCTGAGTAGGCAATGGCTGGACGGACTCCGTTACTCTGTTTTCGGATTGGGTGATTCCGGTTACCAGAAATTCAAT CTTGATAGGAGACTTTTGGACCTTGGGGCAACCCCGATTGTCGAAAGAGGTTTGGGAGACGATCAGCACCCGTCAG GTACGAGGCTGCTCTGGATCCGTGGATGGCATCATTGTGGAATATGTGGAATAAAATCGATCCCAACTACTTCCCCAATGGCCCAGACTTTTTTATTCCATATGAAAATTTTATGGCGAAACCAAAGATTCGGATTCTATATCACGACATTGACAAGGTGGATTCACAAGTTTCATCTAAATCAG GCACAGTTGATGAAAGTGTGTCTTTCTCAGAAGAAGAAAATCAAACCGTATACCTGA
- the LOC103442515 gene encoding uncharacterized protein isoform X1: MKFFQVSLNFSPFFPFDFNFFIFHILLSFWGHIFQFVYILDCRFFLVRSGFWFVFVLGSCCFPFGYPLLKIRLNMTTTIVPTLLNRKNYDDWSSRIKSYLLAEDLWDVVERKYDNNNNEALRKKDAKALYAIENSCGKDAYKLIKDADTANGAWDTLQETLRPAYNRSSDEQGMKTIVEAYMSLTLTPLVVMEEGRTGGHDNIRETFVKYVESNDWDNAIEFLSQHRQLGSERIFHDRTALHCAVNGLSKCSVRNMEQLMELMAKKDLAIQDIFGCTALHDAVCDSREFSVRIVEKLVDLMEKKDLAIQDFRCRTALHNALCEPSKLSVRIVKKLVDLMEKEDLAIQDDLGRTALHYLVREYPERVEVAKCMVDKNYNLPTIFTTSMPPVVVAEMQEKGKRMARYLYSLTPRQTLRVRDGAQLISSGFLHKRFDIVWDLIQRYPLLTLAKDHNGDFPLVTLVKNRSAFLSGSQLTLWEKLIYYGIRIKPLPPINENGLSDQRPLSNQKKNQRHLISSGIINRIYEMKLMHERVHQFLPLIFKAATDVVPSVSTPHIIEGLHEALRVAAECGHAEYFVHRFNVGMDESFKSNDDVYSISLNDQVNRTNQSMFHIAAECRHHKLYNLIYVIHELSQEKKEDKDGQKRFRQMQGAVGRKDYFGNNVLHTVASITSVSRIDHIRGAALQMQRELQWFKEVESVTDPKDRECLNDDGMTPQELFKENHKKMGEEAEKSMKETATSCTVVGALIVTIMFAAAFTVPGGNDEKTSLPKFLTKKVFTAFIVSDAISLFSSTTSVIMFLGILTSRYSEDDFFKSLPTKMIIGLFTLFLSITTMMIVFSCALYIMLDGKSSIVIPIILIASVPVASFISMQFPLLVDIFIFTYGPSMFGENNKTWFKFLCDLY; the protein is encoded by the exons ATGAAATTCTTCCAAGTCTCTTTAAATTTCTCTCCATTCTTCccatttgatttcaatttttttatcttcCATATCTTGTTATCATTTTGGGGACATATTTTCCAATTTGTTTATATCTTGGATTGTAGGTTCTTCCTTGTCAGATCGGGATTTTGGTTCGTTTTCGTTCTTGGATCTTGTTGCTTCCCCTTTGGTTACCCTTTATTGAAAATCAG ATTGAACATGACAACTACAATTGTTCCTACACTTCTTAACCGTAAAAACTATGACGATTGGAGTTCTCGGATTAAGAGCTACTTGTTGGCCGAAGATCTTTGGGACGTTGTCGAACGCAAGtatgacaacaacaacaacgagGCTTTGAGGAAGAAGGATGCTAAAGCCTTATATGCAATCGAGAATTCTTGCGGGAAAGATGCGTATAAACTTATCAAGGACGCAGACACGGCCAATGGCGCATGGGATACTTTGCAAGAAACTTTGAGACCAGCATATAATCGATCATCAGATGAACAAG GTATGAAGACAATTGTTGAAGCGTATATGTCTCTGACTCTGACCCCACTGGTGGTAATGGAAGAAGGGCGCACTggag GGCATGATAATATCCGTGAAACTTTCGTCAAATATGTGGAGTCTAATGATTGGGATAATGCGATCGAGTTTCTTAGCCAACATCGCCAGCTAGGAAGTGAAAGAATTTTTCATGACCGTACAGCTCTTCACTGCGCAGTAAATGGGTTAAGCAAGTGCAGCGTGCGCAATATGGAACAGTTGATGGAGTTAATGGCAAAGAAAGACTTGGCAATACAAGATATCTTTGGCTGTACAGCTCTTCACGACGCAGTTTGTGATTCTAGAGAGTTCAGCGTGCGCATTGTGGAAAAGTTAGTGGACTTAATGGAAAAGAAAGACCTGGCAATACAAGACTTCCGTTGCCGTACAGCTCTTCACAACGCACTCTGTGAGCCTAGCAAGTTGAGCGTGCGCATTGTGAAAAAGTTGGTGGACTTAATGGAAAAGGAAGACTTGGCAATACAAGATGATCTTGGTCGCACAGCTCTTCATTATTTAGTAAGAGAATATCCAGAAAGGGTTGAAGTAGCCAAATGCATGGTTGATAAGAACTACAATTTACCTACCATTTTTACTACAAGTATGCCTCCAGTTGTCGTGGCTGAGATgcaggaaaaaggaaaaagaatggcTCGCTATCTCTATTCCCTCACTCCACGCCAAACACTAAGAGTTCGCGATGGAGCTCAACTTATTTCTAGCGGTTTTCTTCACAAGAGATTTg ATATTGTCTGGGATTTGATTCAACGTTATCCACTGTTGACCTTGGCTAAAGACCACAATGGAGATTTCCCCTTAGTAACATTGGTAAAAAACCGTTCAGCATTCTTAAGTGGAAGCCAACTCACCTTATGGGAAAAGTTGATCTATTATG GTATACGCATAAAACCTCTTCCTCCCATTAATGAAAATGGCCTGAGTGATCAAAGGCCTCTCTCAAACCAAAAAAAGAATCAAAGGCATCTAATCTCCTCAG GAATAATCAATCGTATATATGAGATGAAATTGATGCATGAGCGGGTCCATCAGTTTTTACCTCTCATATTTAAAGCCGCAACGGATGTAGTTCCATCAGTTTCTACCCCTCACATTATTGAAGGCTTGCATGAAGCATTGCGTGTTGCAGCAGAATGTGGGCATGCAGAGTATTTTGTTCATAGGTTTAATGTCGGAATGGATGAGTCCtttaaatcaaatgatgatGTTTACTCAATTTCATTAAATGATCAAGTGAACAGGACAAACCAGAGCATGTTCCATATTGCTGCTGAATGTCGTCACCACAAACTTTATAATCTTATATATGTCATCCATGAGTTGagccaagaaaaaaaagaagataaagatgGCCAAAAACGATTCCGTCAAATGCAAGGGGCAGTGGGGCGGAAAGATTACTTTGGCAATAATGTGCTACATACTGTGGCAAGTATTACCTCAGTTTCACGGATTGATCACATTCGAGGCGCAGCTTTGCAAATGCAAAGAGAACTACAATGGTTCAAG GAGGTGGAGAGCGTTACAGATCCCAAAGATCGTGAATGTCTAAATGATGATGGTATGACACCACAAGAATTATTTAAGGAGAATCATAAAAAAATGGGGGAAGAGGCAGAAAAGTCAATGAAAGAAACAGCAACTTCGTGTACAGTTGTAGGTGCTCTCATTGTCACCATCATGTTTGCTGCAGCATTCACAGTTCCTGGTGGTAATGATGAAAAGACAAGTCTTCCTAAATTCTTAACTAAAAAAGTATTCACAGCATTTATAGTTTCGGATGCAATCTCGCTCTTTTCTTCAACAACTTCGGTTATCATGTTTTTAGGCATTCTCACGTCACGTTATTCTGAAGATGATTTCttcaaatctttgcccacgaaaaTGATAATAGGCCTTTTCACCCTCTTCTTATCTATCACCACCATGATGATTGTCTTTTCTTGTGCCCTTTACATTATGCTTGACGGGAAATCGTCGATTGTTATTCCAATCATTTTGATTGCCAGTGTTCCAGTTGCCTCCTTCATCTCGATGCAATTTCCGTTGCTTGTcgacatatttatttttacgtATGGACCAAGTATGTTTGGTGAGAACAACAAAACATGGTTTAAATTCCTCTGTGATCTTTATTAG
- the LOC139188020 gene encoding NADPH-dependent diflavin oxidoreductase 1-like isoform X5, whose translation MKGFWKDLLQKNLSRQWLDGLRYSVFGLGDSGYQKFNKLDRRLLDLGATPIVERGLGDDQHPSGTRLLWIRGWHHCGICGIKSIPTTSPMAQTFLFHMKILWRNQRFGFYITTLTRWIHKFHLNQT comes from the exons ATGAAG GGGTTTTGGAAAGATCTTCTGCAGAAAAATCTGAGTAGGCAATGGCTGGACGGACTCCGTTACTCTGTTTTCGGATTGGGTGATTCCGGTTACCAGAAATTCAAT AAGCTTGATAGGAGACTTTTGGACCTTGGGGCAACCCCGATTGTCGAAAGAGGTTTGGGAGACGATCAGCACCCGTCAG GTACGAGGCTGCTCTGGATCCGTGGATGGCATCATTGTGGAATATGTGGAATAAAATCGATCCCAACTACTTCCCCAATGGCCCAGACTTTTTTATTCCATATGAAAATTTTATGGCGAAACCAAAGATTCGGATTCTATATCACGACATTGACAAGGTGGATTCACAAGTTTCATCTAAATCAG
- the LOC139188020 gene encoding uncharacterized protein isoform X1, translating into MKGFWKDLLQKNLSRQWLDGLRYSVFGLGDSGYQKFNKLDRRLLDLGATPIVERGLGDDQHPSGTRLLWIRGWHHCGICGIKSIPTTSPMAQTFLFHMKILWRNQRFGFYITTLTRWIHKFHLNQAKLVKMCLPHKKKIKQYRLWESKEGSTIKCNLPPISRGT; encoded by the exons ATGAAG GGGTTTTGGAAAGATCTTCTGCAGAAAAATCTGAGTAGGCAATGGCTGGACGGACTCCGTTACTCTGTTTTCGGATTGGGTGATTCCGGTTACCAGAAATTCAAT AAGCTTGATAGGAGACTTTTGGACCTTGGGGCAACCCCGATTGTCGAAAGAGGTTTGGGAGACGATCAGCACCCGTCAG GTACGAGGCTGCTCTGGATCCGTGGATGGCATCATTGTGGAATATGTGGAATAAAATCGATCCCAACTACTTCCCCAATGGCCCAGACTTTTTTATTCCATATGAAAATTTTATGGCGAAACCAAAGATTCGGATTCTATATCACGACATTGACAAGGTGGATTCACAAGTTTCATCTAAATCAG GCAAAGTTGGTGAAAATGTGTCTTCCTCACAAGAAGAAAATCAAACAGTATAGGTTATGGGAAAGCAAAGAAGGCTCCACAATCAAATGTAATCTACCACCGATTTCACGTGGAACATAA
- the LOC139188020 gene encoding NADPH-dependent diflavin oxidoreductase 1-like isoform X3 — MKGFWKDLLQKNLSRQWLDGLRYSVFGLGDSGYQKFNKLDRRLLDLGATPIVERGLGDDQHPSGTRLLWIRGWHHCGICGIKSIPTTSPMAQTFLFHMKILWRNQRFGFYITTLTRWIHKFHLNQAQLMKVCLSQKKKIKPYT, encoded by the exons ATGAAG GGGTTTTGGAAAGATCTTCTGCAGAAAAATCTGAGTAGGCAATGGCTGGACGGACTCCGTTACTCTGTTTTCGGATTGGGTGATTCCGGTTACCAGAAATTCAAT AAGCTTGATAGGAGACTTTTGGACCTTGGGGCAACCCCGATTGTCGAAAGAGGTTTGGGAGACGATCAGCACCCGTCAG GTACGAGGCTGCTCTGGATCCGTGGATGGCATCATTGTGGAATATGTGGAATAAAATCGATCCCAACTACTTCCCCAATGGCCCAGACTTTTTTATTCCATATGAAAATTTTATGGCGAAACCAAAGATTCGGATTCTATATCACGACATTGACAAGGTGGATTCACAAGTTTCATCTAAATCAG GCACAGTTGATGAAAGTGTGTCTTTCTCAGAAGAAGAAAATCAAACCGTATACCTGA
- the LOC139188020 gene encoding uncharacterized protein isoform X2: MKGFWKDLLQKNLSRQWLDGLRYSVFGLGDSGYQKFNLDRRLLDLGATPIVERGLGDDQHPSGTRLLWIRGWHHCGICGIKSIPTTSPMAQTFLFHMKILWRNQRFGFYITTLTRWIHKFHLNQAKLVKMCLPHKKKIKQYRLWESKEGSTIKCNLPPISRGT, from the exons ATGAAG GGGTTTTGGAAAGATCTTCTGCAGAAAAATCTGAGTAGGCAATGGCTGGACGGACTCCGTTACTCTGTTTTCGGATTGGGTGATTCCGGTTACCAGAAATTCAAT CTTGATAGGAGACTTTTGGACCTTGGGGCAACCCCGATTGTCGAAAGAGGTTTGGGAGACGATCAGCACCCGTCAG GTACGAGGCTGCTCTGGATCCGTGGATGGCATCATTGTGGAATATGTGGAATAAAATCGATCCCAACTACTTCCCCAATGGCCCAGACTTTTTTATTCCATATGAAAATTTTATGGCGAAACCAAAGATTCGGATTCTATATCACGACATTGACAAGGTGGATTCACAAGTTTCATCTAAATCAG GCAAAGTTGGTGAAAATGTGTCTTCCTCACAAGAAGAAAATCAAACAGTATAGGTTATGGGAAAGCAAAGAAGGCTCCACAATCAAATGTAATCTACCACCGATTTCACGTGGAACATAA
- the LOC103442515 gene encoding uncharacterized protein isoform X2, which translates to MTTTIVPTLLNRKNYDDWSSRIKSYLLAEDLWDVVERKYDNNNNEALRKKDAKALYAIENSCGKDAYKLIKDADTANGAWDTLQETLRPAYNRSSDEQGMKTIVEAYMSLTLTPLVVMEEGRTGGHDNIRETFVKYVESNDWDNAIEFLSQHRQLGSERIFHDRTALHCAVNGLSKCSVRNMEQLMELMAKKDLAIQDIFGCTALHDAVCDSREFSVRIVEKLVDLMEKKDLAIQDFRCRTALHNALCEPSKLSVRIVKKLVDLMEKEDLAIQDDLGRTALHYLVREYPERVEVAKCMVDKNYNLPTIFTTSMPPVVVAEMQEKGKRMARYLYSLTPRQTLRVRDGAQLISSGFLHKRFDIVWDLIQRYPLLTLAKDHNGDFPLVTLVKNRSAFLSGSQLTLWEKLIYYGIRIKPLPPINENGLSDQRPLSNQKKNQRHLISSGIINRIYEMKLMHERVHQFLPLIFKAATDVVPSVSTPHIIEGLHEALRVAAECGHAEYFVHRFNVGMDESFKSNDDVYSISLNDQVNRTNQSMFHIAAECRHHKLYNLIYVIHELSQEKKEDKDGQKRFRQMQGAVGRKDYFGNNVLHTVASITSVSRIDHIRGAALQMQRELQWFKEVESVTDPKDRECLNDDGMTPQELFKENHKKMGEEAEKSMKETATSCTVVGALIVTIMFAAAFTVPGGNDEKTSLPKFLTKKVFTAFIVSDAISLFSSTTSVIMFLGILTSRYSEDDFFKSLPTKMIIGLFTLFLSITTMMIVFSCALYIMLDGKSSIVIPIILIASVPVASFISMQFPLLVDIFIFTYGPSMFGENNKTWFKFLCDLY; encoded by the exons ATGACAACTACAATTGTTCCTACACTTCTTAACCGTAAAAACTATGACGATTGGAGTTCTCGGATTAAGAGCTACTTGTTGGCCGAAGATCTTTGGGACGTTGTCGAACGCAAGtatgacaacaacaacaacgagGCTTTGAGGAAGAAGGATGCTAAAGCCTTATATGCAATCGAGAATTCTTGCGGGAAAGATGCGTATAAACTTATCAAGGACGCAGACACGGCCAATGGCGCATGGGATACTTTGCAAGAAACTTTGAGACCAGCATATAATCGATCATCAGATGAACAAG GTATGAAGACAATTGTTGAAGCGTATATGTCTCTGACTCTGACCCCACTGGTGGTAATGGAAGAAGGGCGCACTggag GGCATGATAATATCCGTGAAACTTTCGTCAAATATGTGGAGTCTAATGATTGGGATAATGCGATCGAGTTTCTTAGCCAACATCGCCAGCTAGGAAGTGAAAGAATTTTTCATGACCGTACAGCTCTTCACTGCGCAGTAAATGGGTTAAGCAAGTGCAGCGTGCGCAATATGGAACAGTTGATGGAGTTAATGGCAAAGAAAGACTTGGCAATACAAGATATCTTTGGCTGTACAGCTCTTCACGACGCAGTTTGTGATTCTAGAGAGTTCAGCGTGCGCATTGTGGAAAAGTTAGTGGACTTAATGGAAAAGAAAGACCTGGCAATACAAGACTTCCGTTGCCGTACAGCTCTTCACAACGCACTCTGTGAGCCTAGCAAGTTGAGCGTGCGCATTGTGAAAAAGTTGGTGGACTTAATGGAAAAGGAAGACTTGGCAATACAAGATGATCTTGGTCGCACAGCTCTTCATTATTTAGTAAGAGAATATCCAGAAAGGGTTGAAGTAGCCAAATGCATGGTTGATAAGAACTACAATTTACCTACCATTTTTACTACAAGTATGCCTCCAGTTGTCGTGGCTGAGATgcaggaaaaaggaaaaagaatggcTCGCTATCTCTATTCCCTCACTCCACGCCAAACACTAAGAGTTCGCGATGGAGCTCAACTTATTTCTAGCGGTTTTCTTCACAAGAGATTTg ATATTGTCTGGGATTTGATTCAACGTTATCCACTGTTGACCTTGGCTAAAGACCACAATGGAGATTTCCCCTTAGTAACATTGGTAAAAAACCGTTCAGCATTCTTAAGTGGAAGCCAACTCACCTTATGGGAAAAGTTGATCTATTATG GTATACGCATAAAACCTCTTCCTCCCATTAATGAAAATGGCCTGAGTGATCAAAGGCCTCTCTCAAACCAAAAAAAGAATCAAAGGCATCTAATCTCCTCAG GAATAATCAATCGTATATATGAGATGAAATTGATGCATGAGCGGGTCCATCAGTTTTTACCTCTCATATTTAAAGCCGCAACGGATGTAGTTCCATCAGTTTCTACCCCTCACATTATTGAAGGCTTGCATGAAGCATTGCGTGTTGCAGCAGAATGTGGGCATGCAGAGTATTTTGTTCATAGGTTTAATGTCGGAATGGATGAGTCCtttaaatcaaatgatgatGTTTACTCAATTTCATTAAATGATCAAGTGAACAGGACAAACCAGAGCATGTTCCATATTGCTGCTGAATGTCGTCACCACAAACTTTATAATCTTATATATGTCATCCATGAGTTGagccaagaaaaaaaagaagataaagatgGCCAAAAACGATTCCGTCAAATGCAAGGGGCAGTGGGGCGGAAAGATTACTTTGGCAATAATGTGCTACATACTGTGGCAAGTATTACCTCAGTTTCACGGATTGATCACATTCGAGGCGCAGCTTTGCAAATGCAAAGAGAACTACAATGGTTCAAG GAGGTGGAGAGCGTTACAGATCCCAAAGATCGTGAATGTCTAAATGATGATGGTATGACACCACAAGAATTATTTAAGGAGAATCATAAAAAAATGGGGGAAGAGGCAGAAAAGTCAATGAAAGAAACAGCAACTTCGTGTACAGTTGTAGGTGCTCTCATTGTCACCATCATGTTTGCTGCAGCATTCACAGTTCCTGGTGGTAATGATGAAAAGACAAGTCTTCCTAAATTCTTAACTAAAAAAGTATTCACAGCATTTATAGTTTCGGATGCAATCTCGCTCTTTTCTTCAACAACTTCGGTTATCATGTTTTTAGGCATTCTCACGTCACGTTATTCTGAAGATGATTTCttcaaatctttgcccacgaaaaTGATAATAGGCCTTTTCACCCTCTTCTTATCTATCACCACCATGATGATTGTCTTTTCTTGTGCCCTTTACATTATGCTTGACGGGAAATCGTCGATTGTTATTCCAATCATTTTGATTGCCAGTGTTCCAGTTGCCTCCTTCATCTCGATGCAATTTCCGTTGCTTGTcgacatatttatttttacgtATGGACCAAGTATGTTTGGTGAGAACAACAAAACATGGTTTAAATTCCTCTGTGATCTTTATTAG